The Mycolicibacterium hassiacum DSM 44199 genome includes a window with the following:
- a CDS encoding DUF3592 domain-containing protein: protein MSAANASGFAGRIRRAGVLLRRFLPRLAPDPAETRSERIFRRIRIVIVLAACLVTLQAVLMVAGAWRNDRQIERHLGVAEAEVLSAGPRRSTIEFVTPDRVTYRPELGVLYPSELENGMRIYVEYDVNNPNLVRVRDRNASLAIIPAASIAVVGWLVAGGALGAVALVQRGLARRAENRRTRDRQARNGAPSGLGDPV, encoded by the coding sequence GTGAGCGCAGCGAACGCATCGGGGTTCGCCGGGCGGATCCGGCGGGCGGGTGTGTTGCTGCGCCGTTTTCTGCCCCGGCTGGCCCCCGACCCCGCCGAGACCCGCAGCGAGCGGATCTTTCGCCGCATCCGCATCGTGATCGTGCTGGCCGCCTGCCTGGTCACGCTGCAGGCGGTGCTCATGGTCGCGGGTGCCTGGCGCAACGACCGGCAGATCGAACGCCACCTCGGCGTCGCCGAGGCCGAGGTGCTCAGCGCCGGCCCGCGCCGCTCGACAATCGAGTTCGTCACCCCCGACCGCGTCACCTACCGTCCCGAGCTCGGCGTGCTCTACCCCTCGGAGCTGGAGAACGGGATGCGCATCTACGTCGAGTACGACGTGAACAACCCGAATCTGGTGCGGGTGCGCGACCGAAACGCCTCCCTGGCGATCATCCCCGCGGCATCGATCGCGGTGGTGGGCTGGCTGGTCGCCGGTGGCGCGCTGGGTGCGGTGGCTCTGGTGCAGCGCGGGCTGGCGCGCCGCGCCGAGAACCGGCGAACCCGGGACCGGCAGGCCCGCAACGGGGCGCCCTCGGGCCTGGGCGATCCTGTTTAG